Below is a genomic region from Polyangiaceae bacterium.
GCGATCCGACGAAGGCGAGCTAAAAGAAATACGAAAGATGATCTTCAATGCGGCTGGACACGTGCTCGGCGAACCATTCTGGATCCAAGGCGACGAAGGCGGATTCGATTTCGTCATGCAAATCAATGGCGGCCTGTGCGACGTGAACCTCGGCGATTCCGGATCGCTTTACGTGTTCGAGTCCGAGACGATCTTTCAGTGCTACTGATGCCCATCACGCTTGCCAACGCGTCACGCGTTTGACCAAGTCGGGCATTCCCAGCGATTCGCAAAGCATCTTCAATTCGGGTTTCGCCCCGCGCCATTCGAGGTCCCCGAATTGCTCGGTCAATGGTACGTCCGTGCGCAATGTCGCCAATTTCTTGAACAAGAGCGCGTCGTTCTTTTGAGCAGCAAGCGTTTGCGCGAGTTTGTCCGCACCGCGAACTTTCACGGTCCAGGACGACGCTTCACGCGGAATGTTTTCAATCATACCGTATGCGGAAAGCACGGCCGCCGCCGATTTCGCGCCCCACCCGGGCAAACCCGGATAACCATCGGCAGAATCGCCCACGAGCGCCAAATAATCAGGAATGGACGCCGGACGAACCCCAAACTTCGCAACCACACCGGCCTCATCCATCACAGCTTCGTTTTTCCGGTCCAGCATGACGATACGCGTGCCGTCCACGCATTGCGCGAGATCCTTGTCGGGCGACGCAAGCAGCACTTGACCTGCTTCCGAGACAAACTTTGCAGCCGCTGCCGCCAATGCGTCGTCCGCTTCGAATTCCACCATCGGCCACACGACGAGCCCCAAAGCTCGCATGGCGTCTTCTGCTAGATGAAACTGCGATGACAATTCGACGGGTATGCCAGCCCCCGTTTTGTAGCCACTGTAAAGATCGTTCCGAAATGATTCGATGACATGATCGGTCGCGCACCCGATATGCGTGGCTTCGCGTGTGAGTGCAATCAGCGTCGACAAGAGCCCGCGCACGGCGCCGACTTCCCGTCCATCGGGGCCTTGGCGCGACGGCTGCGCGAAAAATGCCCTGAAAAGTTCGTAGGTTGCATCGACGAGGTGCAGGTTGGGAAGATTGGTATTGGCTTGGCGCATCGGGAATCCCCAAGACGTAGATGACGACGGCATTCGTGTAGCACATCGAGGTGACGCACACAGGAAAAACTTTGGCAAGAATTGCTGGGCGTGCTACATGGATGGGGATATCGACTTAAATAAGATTATCTTTTTTTGTTGCGTCGGCAGACACGCACCAACCATTCTAGATTTTGTGACGATTCACTGGCCCTGATTGGTACTTCTGTGGAATATCGAGATGAAGGAACACAATCGTCATCGACTCGCGCTCATTGACGCTCGATTTGGGCGCTCGAACTCCGATTCATCCGACGCAGAAGCATTCGAGGCTGCGTTCTTTCGCGTATGCGATGAAGTGATTCGTCCGGTGATGGAGGATGTGGCTGCCGAGCTTGGAAAACTAGGGCACTCGCCGCGCATTGAAACCGGCAAGCTCCTGCACGAGGACGAATGGATCTCGCCCACAATTTCGCTTCGTCTGGGGATGCGAGGCCGAGGCGAAGATTCTGGATATGCTGCATTTGGGGTTTTACGTTGGGGGGCCCAACCCGAAGTGCTTGCGTGGTTGCTGGTGCCCCCGACGCCGTTCGATTTGTATCGTTATGCACATCCAAATGATATTCAAGCCGACAACGTAGAACAATTGCTCGTCGATGCGGTGGAGCACATCTTCGCGCATTGCTAAGGTGCGTGAGCACGCGGCGAGCTTGGTTCCCTCTCGGCAAAAAACGCGATACGCTCCGGCGTGGAGGTCTTCGTCCATGTCACGACTTCGCTTTGCCTTGGGACTATTGCCAATGTTTGCCGCAAGTTGCGGATCACCCGAATCACCGCCGGGGACGACGGGTGGCACGACGCCGCTGCCGCCATGCACCGATTGCACGCCGGCGGGGGATCTTGCATTCTCGCTGCCGTCACCTCAAGGCGTGACGTTATGGACGGCATCGCCGATGGACAAGGTATTGCGTGAGGCCGCCGCGCCCACGCAGCTTGGCGATACGATAAAGATTTCCGCGGCGAAGAACGAATTCGAGCCATTTCAAATCGTCGTGCGTCCGGAGGCTGCGTCCACGGTCAGCATGACGATGACGCCGTTTACGGGGCCAGGCGCGATCGATGACATCAAGATTCATCGCGTTGGGTACGTGCAAATATCAAAACCCTCGGATCCGGCGGCAATTGTATCACCAACCATGCCGGATCCGCTTCATCCGACGAAGATGGGCGCGAGCCATGATTTGTCGGCTGGGGAGAATCAGCCATTTTGGATTACCGTGCGCGTGCCTCCGGGTGCAGCAGCCGGCGATTATACGGCAAAACTTTCGGTGACCGTTGGAGGTGCGACGACGGAGGTACCCGTATCGCTCCACGTGTACGATTTCGAGCTTCCGAAGGAAA
It encodes:
- a CDS encoding flap endonuclease, with translation MRQANTNLPNLHLVDATYELFRAFFAQPSRQGPDGREVGAVRGLLSTLIALTREATHIGCATDHVIESFRNDLYSGYKTGAGIPVELSSQFHLAEDAMRALGLVVWPMVEFEADDALAAAAAKFVSEAGQVLLASPDKDLAQCVDGTRIVMLDRKNEAVMDEAGVVAKFGVRPASIPDYLALVGDSADGYPGLPGWGAKSAAAVLSAYGMIENIPREASSWTVKVRGADKLAQTLAAQKNDALLFKKLATLRTDVPLTEQFGDLEWRGAKPELKMLCESLGMPDLVKRVTRWQA